The proteins below come from a single Vibrio natriegens NBRC 15636 = ATCC 14048 = DSM 759 genomic window:
- a CDS encoding type I DNA topoisomerase, which translates to MSSKIDNNLFSAHEHALEHEPCPKCGSALTLKHGKHGPFLGCSQYPGCDYIKALHSNDGHIVKELGVPCPDCGNELVLRQGRYGMFVGCSSYPACHHIESINQPEPEKQSQEQHACPECGKGHLVERKTRFGKTFYACDNYPKCKFAVNLPPVKGRCEACGFSLLVEKKLASGVKLQCANRKCQHTQAK; encoded by the coding sequence ATGAGTAGTAAAATCGACAACAACCTTTTCTCTGCCCATGAACATGCGCTCGAACATGAGCCGTGCCCTAAGTGTGGATCAGCGTTGACGCTCAAACACGGTAAGCATGGTCCATTCTTGGGCTGTAGCCAGTACCCAGGTTGTGATTACATCAAAGCACTGCACAGTAACGATGGTCACATCGTCAAAGAGTTGGGCGTACCTTGCCCTGACTGTGGCAATGAGTTGGTGTTGCGCCAGGGTCGTTATGGCATGTTTGTCGGGTGCAGCAGTTACCCAGCTTGTCATCATATTGAGTCTATTAACCAGCCAGAGCCGGAAAAGCAGTCACAAGAACAGCATGCTTGTCCTGAATGTGGTAAAGGTCATTTAGTTGAGCGTAAGACCCGCTTCGGCAAAACATTTTATGCGTGTGATAACTACCCGAAATGTAAGTTTGCCGTGAACCTGCCACCGGTCAAAGGCCGTTGCGAAGCGTGCGGTTTTTCATTGCTGGTTGAGAAGAAGCTCGCCAGCGGGGTGAAGTTACAGTGCGCTAACCGCAAGTGTCAGCATACGCAAGCTAAGTAA